The genomic interval CGGCATTGGGATTTGCGCGTCCACCGGCCAGTTAATTTGCCAGGGCGGGAAAACAGTTGACACGTGCACCGCAGGGGCCCCGCAGACAGAAGGGCCTGTTGGAAGCATGACATGCGGCGATACACTTGATAACGACTGCAACGGCTTAACCGATGCAGCAGAGCCCAAGTGCACAAATACCGCGCCGGCTTGTATAGACAGGGATGGCGACGGCTACGGTTCAAACGGCTCGCCTTTATGCCTGAACGGCACAGTGATCGACTGCAATGACAACAATCCCAAAGAGCATCCGGGACAGACCTGGTATCAGGATGCCGACAATGACAGGTACTCAAGCGGCAAAACAATCACCCAGTGCAAAAGGCCGCGCGGGTATAAAACAGCTTCCGAACTAAAAGCCATATCAGGTGACTGTAACGACAGAAACCCGAAAATGTATCCAGGCGCCGTTGAGATCTGCGGCGACCATATTGATCAGAACTGCAACGGCATCAGAGACGACAACAGGTGTGACGAGTCGGATGATGACGAGCACGATGACTAAGTAAGAAGGACATTTGTTTAAGCACCTGCAAATGCCAAACAAAAGGGGGAGCTGTAACGGCTCCCCTTTTTTCTTGATTGTAATATGGCCTCATTTCTGATAAATTCACCTTAGTAAACCATGAATGAGATCTCAAAAGAATATGTCGTCTCTTTTTTTAACAAGACCCTGATGCTGCATGGCGACAGGCCCGAGGCCGTGGGCTGGTCTTCAAAAGGACAGCTTTTACGTCATCAGTCGATGTGTGATGTAGGGAACATTAATAACAGCAAGGTCCTCGATTTCGGCTGCGGCAAAGGCGACTTCTATCAGTTCTTGCAAGACAGGGGTATCCAGGTCCGCTATACCGGCCTTGATATTAATGAAAGACTTGTTGCCATAGCGAACAAGAAGCATCCTGAGGCCAATTTCAGGGGCTTTGACATTGATAAAGACATACTTGACGAAGAGTTTGACTTTATATTTCTCTGCGGGGTTTTCAATTTAAAATTTGAAGAGGTGGACGGGACGATTAAGAACACGCTTTCAAAACTCTTTCAGCATTGCAAGACAGCCCTCGCCTTTAACGGCCTTTCAGCACATGATCCCAAAAAGGATTTTCAATTGCACTACATCCACCCTGAAGACATTCTTGATTTCGCAGTTAAAAACCTCTCCCCGCATGTTTCGCTCAGGCAGGACATAATACCTTACGACTTTACAATGTTTGTATACAGGGACATTACGACAAAATAAAAAGGGGAGCGGATATTAAGAGCGGTCAAAGCTCCTGCGGCCTGCATTTCCTGCAGCCGCAGGAGCCGGATGATTAATTCCCACAGCAAATACGTCTCATGCTCTTCTTGCCTGTCGGCGAGACGGACATTACAACATCCACCTTGTTACCGCAGAGACTGCAGAGCTTTGCAGAATTTTTTGCATCTGACCTTGCTGATACGTCGGTCTTTGATTTTACTTTTCCTGCCATTGTACATTCCTCCTTTCATCTTTATACGCTCGCGCAGGAAATCTCACAGGTTTCCCGCACGCATTCGTATTGCGCACAAATTCCCTAATGTATCCTCTGTTTGATTTTGTACGACGAGGACAGCAAAACGGCACGTACGCAGAATTTAACTATAATCTATAGCCGGAAACATTGTCAATGCATCGTCCCTTCGCTCTTAAATAAAAAAAGTTTTTGAAGGGTCTTGCAATTTGTGGTCTGTTGATGTTATTATTTTTTCGTTCTTTGTAAAAATTTTCCGGTGGCTTTGCCGGAGGGGCTACACCCGTTCCCATTCCGAACACGGAAGTTAAGCCCTCCAAGGCCGATGATACTTGGGTTGAGAGGCCCTGGGAAAGTAGGTCGCTGCCGGATTAAATTATAAAAAAAGAAGACCTGGTGTTTTACCAGGTCTTCTTTTTTGTTTTATTGACCCGTCACACTAATTCCCTTATCGAAAGAAAGTGTTTCTTTGTTGAAAGACACTATTTATTTTAAAACAATAAGTGGAGCTATATAAAAAATTTAAATTTATAAATTTGTTGCTTGACATGGGATTGGATGCTCGATTATTATTGTTCTCACTTTTTCATTATCATTTTTTAAAAGGAAATCCATGCACGAAGCTCCAGTAATTTTTCCTGTAAACATGATTATAGCAATGGGCATCCCGCCCTACGTGGCCTTCTCGTGGGTTGCGACCGCAATTATTCTTGTTGTAGCGATCATGGTAAGGACGTCTGTAAAAATGATCCCTACAGGTGTTCAGAATTTCATGGAAGTCATCTTTGAATTCTTCCTTAACCTCGTAGACACGACTATCGGACATATGGGAAGGACCTTTGTTCCGTTGATCGCGACTCTCGGCATCTATATTCTTGTATGCAATTTTATCGGACTGGTTCCCGGTTGTGAAGCGCCTACCAGCAATTTAAATACAACGGTAGCCCTTGCGCTGCCGGTATTTTTCACTACCCATTATTACGGGATAAAGGAGCACAAGCTCAGCTACATAAAACACTTTGTCGGCCCGATACGGTCGCTTCCCGCTTTACCTTTAATGATCCTCATGTTCGTTATCGAACTGATCGGACATCTTGCAAGGCCTTTGACATTGTCCGTCAGGTTATTCGGCAACATGATAGCAAAACATAAAATCATCTTGATCCTCGGACTGCTTGCCCCGGCTTTTGTGCCGTCGGCGATACTGGGACTTGGCGTGCTCGTATCCGTGATTCAGGCGTTCGTTTTTGTTTTATTGACGACATTGTATCTTGCCGGTGCGGTTGAAGAAGCACATTAAATAAATTACTCACAATAAAAAAGACTAAAGGAAAGGAGGAGAAATGAGAAGAATATTGACAGCAATTCTATTATCTCTCACCCTGATATGCATGATGGCCCCAATGGCTTTAGCGGCAGAAGCTGCTGCTGAAGGTGCGGCGGCGTCTGATGCAAAGATGGGTTATTTCGGATGGGCCGTCCTCGGTTCAGGTTTGGCAATCGGACTTGCCGCATTCGGGACCGGTATTGGTCAGGGAATTGGTCTCAGTAAGGCTGCAGAAGGGGTTGCGAGAAATCCGGGAGCTTCCGGAAAGATCACAACAACCCTCATCATCGGTCTTGCCATGATCGAGTCACTCTGTATCTACGCGCTTGTTGTGGTTCTGATTGTCCTCTTTGCAAAACCGTTCGGCTTTTAATTAATAATTTGTTAAAAAGTTGAATAGCACTAAAGGAAGGCGGGATTCCCTGCCTTCCTTTAGTTTTTTCCTGCCATGCAGACTCAACAATTTTTTATCTAAAACTGTTAAAATTTCTTCATTCTGTTTTCAGAACCTCTGTGTTATCTGTGGTTAACCAAGTTTCGTAAAGGAGAAGGTCGTGGGATTTTTTGACAAACTAAAGCAGGGACTGGCAAAGACGAGAAAGGCGCTTATAGAAAATACCGAGGCGCTTTTCAGGGGTAGGGCTGTTGATGAAAGCCTTCTCGAAGACCTTGAGGAGATATTGATCATGGCGGATGTAGGCCCGCAGGCAGCGGCTTCGATCACAGGGGCATTGCGGGAAAAGGTGAAACAGGGCAAGCCCTTTAACAGTAACGGTCTCAAGGGCGCGCTGAAAGAAGAGATCAGGGCCATGCTTAAAACAGGCACCAGCATAATGTGCGCCGGCGAGAAACCATACGTTATTCTTACTATCGGAGTTAACGGCGTCGGGAAGACCACAACGATCGGCAAGCTCGCGCGGCGGTTTACCGATCAGGGCTTTTCCGTAACGCTTGCCGCTGGAGATACCTTCCGCGCAGCAGCCATTGAGCAGCTTGAGATATGGGCGCAGAGGGCAGGGGCGCAGATCGTCAAACACAGAAGCGGCGCAGACCCCGCGGCAGTCGCATTTGACGCGATAGCCTCAGCCAGGGCCAAAAATATTGATGTTGTAATAATTGATACCGCCGGAAGGCTCCATACAAAAAGCAACCTGATGGAAGAGCTTAAAAAGGTAAAACGTGTTATCAGCAAAGAACTCCCTTCCGCTCCTCACGAAGTCCTGCTTGTGGTGGACGCAACGTCAGGACAGAATGCCATAAATCAGGCAAAGATATTCAACGAGACTATAGGTGTGACAGGGATAGCGCTGACAAAATTAGACGGCACCGCAAAAGGCGGCATTGTCCTGGCGATAAATAAGGAACTCAATATCCCCGTCAAATTAATAGGCGTGGGCGAGGCAGTTGAAGACCTGCAGGATTTCAATTCCGCCGAATTTGTCGACGCGCTGTTTGATTAATTTAATAGGCGTAAAAAAACATTCGGGGTAGGATACGTGTAACTTAGCAGACAAACATAAGCGTTTCAGGGTCAGGTCTTCAGAAAACTTGCAGCAAAGCTCCCCAGCAGCGCGCCTGTAAAGTCCGCTAATGCATCGCCAAAGCTTGAATCCCGGCCCGGGACAAATGACTGGTGAAATTCATCCGAAACGCCATATAGTAATGTCAGAAGGACCGCTGCTGCAAAAACATATCTTTTAATCCCGCTTCTATTGAGTGAAAGATAAAACAGGAAGGCCAAAGGGAGATAAATGCCGATGTGGACAATCTTGTCAAAGTTTGTAGGGAGCTTAGGCAGGTGAAACGACCGGGACGAAAGATAGAAAATCAGTCCCATATACCCAATTGTAATAAGCCAAAATACAACGGCCTGCTTTATGTTTATTTTTTCTGCCATATTCCTCATTGCCGGTTAGGCGCGATTATGTGAATATTCTATCTCAATTGAAGATTTTCATCCACAGCAGTAATCTGTGAAGCACTCCGCCGACGAGGATCGCAAAGGGGAATACAAAGCCTGCAATCCAAAGGGCAGCTTTTAACCCTCTTTCCTTCACCATCATAAAAAAATTGGCGATACAGGGAATGAAGAGGGTAATTGTCACAAGGCTCACCACCACCTGCTCCGTGTTCAGAAGCCCCTGCTCCTGAAGGGCAAAAAGTCCCGCGGCCCCGTAATCACGCCTTAAGAACCCCATGATGAACGATTCCGTTGCTTGAGGGGGCAGACCCAGAAAGTTTACAATTAAAGGAGACGCAGCATCCCGCAAAAAAGGAATGACTTTTAATTTATCAGCAGCAAACAGGATTAACGTGCCGAGGATAAAAAGCGGCACAGCCTCTTTGAGATACCATTCGATGCGGCTCAATGTTTTAATCAGGACATTGGAGATCTGCGGCATCCTTATAGGCGGCAGCTCAAGTATGAAATCAGTCCTCTGACCGGGTATGATTTTAGCGGCAATGTATCCTACGAACAATATCACGGCGATTAAAATGAAAAGCCATATCAGCATTGCAGAGACCGGCTGTTTGCCGAACATCCCAAGGATGACGCCGATCTGCGCCGAGCAGGGCACGCCCAGGGCAAGGAGCAGGGTGACTATCAGCCTTTCCTTTTTTGTGTCCAGTATCCTGGTCGTCAGGGTCGCCATGGTGTCGCATCCAAGCCCGAGGACCATTGGAAGGACTGCCTTGCCGTTAAGCCCCATTGTCTGAAAGATCTTGTTCAGCATAGCGGCGAGGCGCGGCAGATAGCCTGAATCTTCCATGATCGAAAACGCGATAAAAAAGGTGGCGGTGATCGGCAGGATGATTGCTATTGCATACGTAAGAGCCATTGTCATGATACCGTAAGGACCGATCAGCAGCTCCTGTAAAAATTGTACAGGGATGAAGGACGCCACTATCTTTTGCGCCCAGGGATTCAAATATTCACCAAACACAACTTTCTCAAGATAGTCGACAAGGACTTTGGCCCCGAACCTTCCGACAAATTCATACATGATGTAAATGACAAGCATAAGAAACGGAACACCCAGCCACGGATGCGTCGTAATGTCGCCAAGGACTTTTAGGACCCCCTTGTCCGTTCCTTCTGTTTTGGTCATCACCTCATCGGCAATGCCGTCAACTGCTTTCAGCCTTTGCTGGCTGATGACTAAACTGAGCGGGATGGAATACTTCTCCTCCGCTTTGTCACGGAGGGTTTCAATAAGCTTTATTGTTTCCCCTGACAGGTTTGTGAGGAGCCAGCTTTTCAATGTCTTGTCTCCAGAAAGTATCATGACCGCGATCGAACGCCTTGAAATGTTGGCCTCAGGCAGGAGCGGGATTATTTCTGCGATACTGCCTTCAATGTTGGGATCATAGGAGAAATTATAACGGGAAATGTGCGGATGCGCGACAGCCTTCTTCAGGGAAGATATCCCTTTCTTTTGAACTGCTATCGTTGACACTACCTCAACCCCGAATATCTTACGGAGGCCCGCTTCATCAATTTCTATCCCCCTGCCTGAGGCCTCGTCTTTCATGTTTAAATCAATGACAACAGGCACGCCCATTTCGACAAGCTGCAAGGTTATAAAAAGCCCGCGCTTGATGTTTTTGGCGTCAATCACCTGAACGACTGCCTCCGGTTTCTCAACAAGCAGGATGTCTCTGGTGACTTTTTCATCTTCGCTCATCGGCACAAGACTGTTGACACCGGGGGTGTCCACAACCAGGAACCTTTCACTGTGGATTGTTACTTCACCCCTTGTCACCTCAACCGTTGTGCCGGGGTAATTTGATACAACTACATATTTGCCTGTCAGCAGTCCGAAGATGGCGCTTTTCCCAACGTTGGGGTTGCCGACAAGAAAAAGCTTCGGTGAATCGCCCTTTTTTTCAGTCTGTTTGTGCGAATGGTTATGCATTATTTCTTATCTCCCATTGATGGCGTCAATATGCGGAGGAGTCTTACTTCCCGGCTTTTCTGCACATCTTGCAATATCCGTACAATTCCATTTTGTGCCTCACAGTGTTAAACCCGAATTCTTCGGCAATCCGCTCCTGCAGCTTTTCCATCTTCGGGTTTTCAAATTCCGTAATCGAACCGCATCTTAAACATATGAGGTGATCATGGTGGTCTTCCGAGGAAAGCGGCTCGTATCTCGTAAGGTTGTCCGCAAATACCCTCTCCGTTGCGAGGCCCGATTTTGAGAGGAGCTTTAACGTCCTGTATACGGTCGTGAAACCGATTTCCCGGTGGGCCCTGCTGATTTGTTTATAAAGTTCTTCCGCGGTCAGGTGCTCTCCGCACCTTAAAAACTGGCCGGTGATTATGTCCCTTTGCCTGGTGGATTTGAAACCCCTTTCTTTCAGGAAGGCCCTTAACTGTTCTTTTTTTTCGGAAACTTGCCTGTCCTTTGGCGACTTTGACATAGAGTTACAATAGCAGAACACGGCAGGTCTTGTCAAGGAAAATGAAATTCATTTTCAATTAGCTGGCGGGGCGAAAATAAAAACCCCGTCAGAAGATCCAACGTGCATCTCTGACGGGGCGCGGAAATTTTATGGACGATTTCCTTTTTTCAGGAACAGTTACTTGACGGTTATCGCCTCTGACGGGCATGTGTCAGCGGCTTCCTGGCAGTCACAGGTGTCGCATTTGTCCTCGGCCTTGACGAATGCCTTTCCATCGTCACCGAGCTCAAAGACCTCCGGACATATCTCAACGCATGTGCCGCAGCCAGTGCAGGCATCATAGTCAACTTCAGGTTTTTTCATGAGCACCTCCAAAAATAATTTTTTATTGGGCCTGATCTACCAGGCAGGTTCCTTGTGAGTTTTCAAAACTATAATACCATATTTTATTCCAATAGAGAACTTGGCAGACATTAATTCAAAAGAATACGAGGCCTAATCCACAGGCGTTACCACTGCCATTACAACGAGCCTTTCCCCTTTGTCGGCATTGAAGCCATGCTGGACCATCGGGTCGCACAGGACACATGTTTTTTCGCCTGCTTCAAGTTTTTCTTCTCCGACAGTGAAGGTGCCTCTGCCTTCGACGACGTACATCATGAGCCTCATCGGCGCCTTGTGCGGATCAAGTTTCTGCCCCGGTTCAAGACACATGAGGGCCACTCTCATCTCCGGCTTGTCAGAAAGCATTTCCCTGCCAATTTTATCAGGATAAAACTTTGTTAATTTTTTCAGGTCGAGTGTCTCCATAATTGTCTCCTGTTTAAGTGGTTATCCGACTTATTGTTTATGATTAAATATTAAAGTATATTGAATCATGAACACTATGACTTAAATCATAGAGAGATCCCTAGAAGGATTAAGAATCAAATCAAGTTATATATTTTTGTCTCTAACTTATACAGGGGATTGACAAGTATTAAATTTGAGGTAGAATGAAAATAAGAAATAAATTTGCGATACCCTGGAGCGGATATAGACCAGAGGACCATTCAAATTGGTAAGGAAGCGGGAGTTAGACGTGGTGAGCAAGACTTCAAAGCAAAGAAGGAAGCCTAAAGCATCTACCGAAGCTTTCATAAAAGAAAAAGCTCTACGGTTTACCGTACCCGGGGCATCGCCTCAATTTAATAGAGCCATCTGAAGGCGTAACAGGTAATTGTGAAGTTTGGCAGGGGGAAGCATCTACTGCACGACATTCCAATAACCTGGAGAAGCAAGCCTGATGATGACTCTTTTTTATTTTAGCTTCGTTTCACAGCAGATGCCTCTGCCGGATTTGCAACCGTTACCAGCCTGCTTCTTATAACTACCTATTTCTTTGTAATCATGCTTCAATTGTTGAATAAGCTTGTTTCGCTTCTCAAATAACCTGGAGCCTGAGCGGGATCTGGATTTATTCATCACGTAACTAACAAAGAAAGGAAGCATAAAGCTGCAATCCCCATAAGAGACGATTGTTTTAGAAAGCGCGGTGGGATCTATCTTTCCCCATGAAACCGCCTCTGAAGGAGTTGCCCCGCTAAGGCCTCCCGTGTCCGGTCGAGCGTCAGTGAATTGGATAAAAAAGTCATGGCCAGCCTCGGGCAACCCCAGGACCTCCTGAATGTGCGGTTCAGTTTGCAGCACAAAATTTTTCGGACTCCCTCCGCCAAGGAGAAGCACTGCGCTTTTGCCGCCCTTCTTCTTGATATCATAAACATAGCTGGTCACTTCATTTATATCTTTATGTGTGTCCATCGGAATTGGGGCGTCTTCAAGCATGAGCGCGGCAACATTCATGCCGATGCTTGAGTCCGCAG from Nitrospirota bacterium carries:
- a CDS encoding cupin domain-containing protein, which codes for METLDLKKLTKFYPDKIGREMLSDKPEMRVALMCLEPGQKLDPHKAPMRLMMYVVEGRGTFTVGEEKLEAGEKTCVLCDPMVQHGFNADKGERLVVMAVVTPVD
- the ftsY gene encoding signal recognition particle-docking protein FtsY — its product is MGFFDKLKQGLAKTRKALIENTEALFRGRAVDESLLEDLEEILIMADVGPQAAASITGALREKVKQGKPFNSNGLKGALKEEIRAMLKTGTSIMCAGEKPYVILTIGVNGVGKTTTIGKLARRFTDQGFSVTLAAGDTFRAAAIEQLEIWAQRAGAQIVKHRSGADPAAVAFDAIASARAKNIDVVIIDTAGRLHTKSNLMEELKKVKRVISKELPSAPHEVLLVVDATSGQNAINQAKIFNETIGVTGIALTKLDGTAKGGIVLAINKELNIPVKLIGVGEAVEDLQDFNSAEFVDALFD
- a CDS encoding ferredoxin, coding for MKKPEVDYDACTGCGTCVEICPEVFELGDDGKAFVKAEDKCDTCDCQEAADTCPSEAITVK
- the atpE gene encoding ATP synthase F0 subunit C; the protein is MRRILTAILLSLTLICMMAPMALAAEAAAEGAAASDAKMGYFGWAVLGSGLAIGLAAFGTGIGQGIGLSKAAEGVARNPGASGKITTTLIIGLAMIESLCIYALVVVLIVLFAKPFGF
- the atpB gene encoding F0F1 ATP synthase subunit A, coding for MIIAMGIPPYVAFSWVATAIILVVAIMVRTSVKMIPTGVQNFMEVIFEFFLNLVDTTIGHMGRTFVPLIATLGIYILVCNFIGLVPGCEAPTSNLNTTVALALPVFFTTHYYGIKEHKLSYIKHFVGPIRSLPALPLMILMFVIELIGHLARPLTLSVRLFGNMIAKHKIILILGLLAPAFVPSAILGLGVLVSVIQAFVFVLLTTLYLAGAVEEAH
- a CDS encoding class I SAM-dependent methyltransferase, with the protein product MNEISKEYVVSFFNKTLMLHGDRPEAVGWSSKGQLLRHQSMCDVGNINNSKVLDFGCGKGDFYQFLQDRGIQVRYTGLDINERLVAIANKKHPEANFRGFDIDKDILDEEFDFIFLCGVFNLKFEEVDGTIKNTLSKLFQHCKTALAFNGLSAHDPKKDFQLHYIHPEDILDFAVKNLSPHVSLRQDIIPYDFTMFVYRDITTK
- the vanZ gene encoding VanZ family protein, which translates into the protein MGLIFYLSSRSFHLPKLPTNFDKIVHIGIYLPLAFLFYLSLNRSGIKRYVFAAAVLLTLLYGVSDEFHQSFVPGRDSSFGDALADFTGALLGSFAASFLKT
- the feoB gene encoding ferrous iron transport protein B, producing the protein MHNHSHKQTEKKGDSPKLFLVGNPNVGKSAIFGLLTGKYVVVSNYPGTTVEVTRGEVTIHSERFLVVDTPGVNSLVPMSEDEKVTRDILLVEKPEAVVQVIDAKNIKRGLFITLQLVEMGVPVVIDLNMKDEASGRGIEIDEAGLRKIFGVEVVSTIAVQKKGISSLKKAVAHPHISRYNFSYDPNIEGSIAEIIPLLPEANISRRSIAVMILSGDKTLKSWLLTNLSGETIKLIETLRDKAEEKYSIPLSLVISQQRLKAVDGIADEVMTKTEGTDKGVLKVLGDITTHPWLGVPFLMLVIYIMYEFVGRFGAKVLVDYLEKVVFGEYLNPWAQKIVASFIPVQFLQELLIGPYGIMTMALTYAIAIILPITATFFIAFSIMEDSGYLPRLAAMLNKIFQTMGLNGKAVLPMVLGLGCDTMATLTTRILDTKKERLIVTLLLALGVPCSAQIGVILGMFGKQPVSAMLIWLFILIAVILFVGYIAAKIIPGQRTDFILELPPIRMPQISNVLIKTLSRIEWYLKEAVPLFILGTLILFAADKLKVIPFLRDAASPLIVNFLGLPPQATESFIMGFLRRDYGAAGLFALQEQGLLNTEQVVVSLVTITLFIPCIANFFMMVKERGLKAALWIAGFVFPFAILVGGVLHRLLLWMKIFN
- a CDS encoding transcriptional repressor; translation: MSKSPKDRQVSEKKEQLRAFLKERGFKSTRQRDIITGQFLRCGEHLTAEELYKQISRAHREIGFTTVYRTLKLLSKSGLATERVFADNLTRYEPLSSEDHHDHLICLRCGSITEFENPKMEKLQERIAEEFGFNTVRHKMELYGYCKMCRKAGK